The DNA window CGGAAGCAGTTATGAAAACGCTTTCTGGGATGGTCAAGCGATGACATTTGGAGATGGTGGAAGCCGTTTCTATCCTCTTGTCAGTCTGGATGTATCAGCTCATGAAGTCAGCCATGGATTTACAGAGCAAAACTCGGGTCTAATTTATGCTAATCAGTCAGGTGGCATGAACGAAGCTTTCTCGGATATTGCTGGTGAGGCTGCTGAGTACTTCATGAAAGGAACCAATGACTGGATGGTAGGGCGTGACATTTTCAAAGAGGAAGGTGCACTGCGCTACATGGACGATCCATCTCGTGATGGCGTGTCTATTAATCATGCATCTGAATACTACGATGGGCTGAATGTTCACTACAGCTCTGGGGTATTCAATAAAGCCTTCTACCATATTGCTACGACAGAAGGTTGGGATACCAAAAAAGCCTTTGAATTGTTTGTACTAGCAAACCAGATCTACTGGGCGGAAGACAGCAACTATTGGCAAGGCGCTTGTGGTGTTAAAAACGCAGCTAATGACCTAGGTTACAGTACAGATGATGTCGTTGCAGCATTCGATATCGTTGGTGTTGAACCTTGTGCTGAGCCACCACTACCACCAGAGCCAGAATACCAACGCCTAGAGAATGGCGAATCAGTTAGGGTTGCAGGCGAAACAGGATCTAAGACCTACTTTGATATAGAGGTACCTGAAGGCCAAGACAAATTCACTGTAGAGCTGACTGGTCCAAGTGGTGACCCAGATATCTATATTGGTTTGGATTATGCACCGAATCAGCAACAGAACATCTGTAAGAGTGATTCTGTATCTGATGAAATTTGTGTGATTGAAAATCCTGAAGCTGGGCGTTACACAATCAATGTATTCGGTTACTCAGAATATGCAGATGCAAGTCTAACGGCTTCGTATGGTTCTGATAGTACTAATGTGCCACCAGTAGCGTCGTTTGACTATGTTGTCACAGGTGAAAAAGTCGACTTGACCAGCACAAGTACTGATAGCGACGGCCAAATTGTGTCTTACCAATGGGATCTTGGTGACGGCACCTCGAAGTCTGGTGCTGTTGTTAGCCATACTTATGCAGCAGCAGGTGATTACGTGGTAACACTAACAGTAACTGACGACGCTGGTTTAGCGACTTCGACCAATAAGACGGTCACTATTGAAGGTGGTCAAACCGATGCATTCCCACTAAGACTACAATTTGGCGATAAGCAGCCAAATGGTAAAGCGCGCGTTAAGTTAGCATGGGAATACGCGACGGATGATTACTACGTAGTGAAGCGTGACGGTAAAGTGGTAGGGGCGACTGAGTTCACCTCTTACGTTGATAAGTTCCGCCATAACGGCAGCATCAATGTTGAATACCAAGTCTGTACTTCCGGTGGTATCTGTTCTGAAACTAAGCGCTATCGCTTTATTAAAGTTCAATAACCAACCCTAAACCTTCAGGGCTCCATTTGGAGCCCTAATTTGCAATTCGTCTAAAGAAGTTACAAGGAATTGAGTCTCATCATGAAAAAAACACTATTAGCTATTGCTTTAATAAGCAGCACATCTGCTTTTGCCTCAATCGATAATAGCATATTAAAAGAGGGTGAAGTTTGGATTACTACAGATGCAGATGCAAAGGAGCTGGTCACTCAGCACGGGGCTACTGTATTGAAAAGTTTTGCCCATAAAGGCTTTGCGGCTTATCCAAATGCGGTTGTCGCGAAAGTTAAAGAAAGTCAGCTTGCTGCGGTATCAAGCCACATGCACAAAGATAAACATAGATGCGGTGGTTACATGGTGCATGCTGATAAAGAAAGTGCAATAAAAGCGGCATCTATGCCTCTTTCTATGAGCGATTTCGAAAAACCAGTCATTAGCCATAATGATACTGTGGAGTCTCTGATTGCTCAGGTAGAACCGAATAATTTGGTTGAAACAATTGAAAATCTGATGAGCTTTACCAACCGTTTTTATACTACCTCTACGGGTATAGCGGCGTCAGATTGGTTGCTTGAACGATGGAGTGAGGAAATTAAGGATGTTCCTTTTGCATCGGCACGTCAAATATCTCACAGCGATTACCCTCAAAAATCAGTTGAGGTGACACTATTGGGTGCCAAACATCCTGAGGAAATCGTGGTTGTCGGTGGTCACTTAGATTCGACTGTTGGGTCATGGACAACGGAAGGTACAATTTCTCCGGGAGCCGATGATGATGCTTCGGGAATTGCCACGGTCACTGAAGCGCTTCGCCTTATGATAGCCAGTGGTATTCAGCCTGATCGTACGATCAAGTTTTATGGCTATGCTGCTGAAGAGGTGGGTCTGCGTGGGTCACAAGATATTGCTGAAACCATGAAGGCGGATGGCGCTAATGTGGTATCAGCGCTGCAACTTGATATGACCAACTATAACGGTTCTGCGCATGATATTACCTTTATCACTGATTACACAGATTCAAATCTAACCGCTTTTCTGAAAGAGCTTATCGATACTTACACCAGCGAAATCACTTACGGCTTTGATCGCTGTGGTTATGCGTGTTCAGACCATGCTTCTTGGCACAATGCCGGCTATCCAGCTGCAATGCCTTTTGAAACCATGTTCCATGAATATAACTCCAATATTCATACTGCGGAAGATACGTTAGAAAATTCTGATCCTACCGGCAGCCATGCAATGAAGTTTGCCAAATTGGCCATTGCTTATTTGGTTGAAACAAGCCTTGATGATGTCGAATCTCCGATCAAAGAACTAGAAGATGGTGTGCCTGTTGAAGGCCTCTCTTCAGGGTACTTCGATGAGCAATTCTTTACCTTCAATACTTCTGAAGCTGGAGAAGTGACCATTTCGATTTCTGGCCCACAAGGTGGTGATGCGGACTTATATGTGAC is part of the Vibrio aquimaris genome and encodes:
- a CDS encoding M28 family metallopeptidase yields the protein MKKTLLAIALISSTSAFASIDNSILKEGEVWITTDADAKELVTQHGATVLKSFAHKGFAAYPNAVVAKVKESQLAAVSSHMHKDKHRCGGYMVHADKESAIKAASMPLSMSDFEKPVISHNDTVESLIAQVEPNNLVETIENLMSFTNRFYTTSTGIAASDWLLERWSEEIKDVPFASARQISHSDYPQKSVEVTLLGAKHPEEIVVVGGHLDSTVGSWTTEGTISPGADDDASGIATVTEALRLMIASGIQPDRTIKFYGYAAEEVGLRGSQDIAETMKADGANVVSALQLDMTNYNGSAHDITFITDYTDSNLTAFLKELIDTYTSEITYGFDRCGYACSDHASWHNAGYPAAMPFETMFHEYNSNIHTAEDTLENSDPTGSHAMKFAKLAIAYLVETSLDDVESPIKELEDGVPVEGLSSGYFDEQFFTFNTSEAGEVTISISGPQGGDADLYVTYEGPVSKTEFDCRPFQNGSNEQCVFNKPAGRFNVMVRGYRNFDDVSIVASFKLDSSIN
- a CDS encoding M4 family metallopeptidase; the encoded protein is MKLDNRLLAVAVASALSMSAHAGESVYLSKPINFTSFSGLNSQLGVDNSSSFKMVKQVNIEKRGIHKVKVQQNIWGVPVWGHYLNATQSFRGGALKSVQGNYIKMTGVDRKFVKPSFNRARALELASKDIKTGLTGDKSLSNTQDKLYVYQDGDKTRLIYVVSYLVEGQGHPSRPFTMLDAHSGEIIKRWEGIAHAEIGTGPGGNEKTGMYEYGTDYHYLDVQEDGTDCIMESENVVTVDLDGATDGTTPYKYECPRNEHKSINGAHSPLNDAHYFGNVVFDMYKNWFDTAPLTFKLMMRVHYGSSYENAFWDGQAMTFGDGGSRFYPLVSLDVSAHEVSHGFTEQNSGLIYANQSGGMNEAFSDIAGEAAEYFMKGTNDWMVGRDIFKEEGALRYMDDPSRDGVSINHASEYYDGLNVHYSSGVFNKAFYHIATTEGWDTKKAFELFVLANQIYWAEDSNYWQGACGVKNAANDLGYSTDDVVAAFDIVGVEPCAEPPLPPEPEYQRLENGESVRVAGETGSKTYFDIEVPEGQDKFTVELTGPSGDPDIYIGLDYAPNQQQNICKSDSVSDEICVIENPEAGRYTINVFGYSEYADASLTASYGSDSTNVPPVASFDYVVTGEKVDLTSTSTDSDGQIVSYQWDLGDGTSKSGAVVSHTYAAAGDYVVTLTVTDDAGLATSTNKTVTIEGGQTDAFPLRLQFGDKQPNGKARVKLAWEYATDDYYVVKRDGKVVGATEFTSYVDKFRHNGSINVEYQVCTSGGICSETKRYRFIKVQ